The Vibrio rhizosphaerae genome contains the following window.
TTGTGCCTGCTCCAGCAAAAACTCCAGTGCATTTTCCATGTTATTCAGAGCCTATCTGTAAAACATTCTTCAACATACTGACACACATATCATACGGAACCGTGTCTTTCATGCCTTGTTGCAGGTACATATCGATCTTCGGTTTCAGCGTAAAAGCCTGATCGATCGCGGGGTCGGTTCCCGGCTTATAGGCGCCAATAGACACCAGATCCTGATTCTTACGACACACAGACAGAACTTGCCGTACTGCTTTTGACATTAACTGATGTTCATCGGTCGTAATTTGAGGCATCACCCGGCTGACCGATTTCTCCACATCTATCGCCGGATAGTGACCTGCATCCGCCAGCTCGCGGGACAAGACAATATGGCCGTCGAGAATGGCACGGGAGGCATCAGCAATCGGGTCCTGAAGGTCATCCCCCTCAGTCAAGACGGTAAAAAATGCCGTAATCGATCCCTGACCATCACTCCCGTTTCCGGCTCGTTCAACCAGTGCCGGCAGTTTGGCAAAGACCGATGGCGGATAGCCTTTTGTCGCAGGCGGTTCACCGACTGACAAGGCGATCTCCCGCTGGGCCTGAGCAAAACGAGTCAACGAATCCATCAGCAATAAGACATCTAACCCTTGATCTCGAAAATATTCAGCAATGGTCAGCGCCGTCTGGCACCCTTTCAGACGCATTAACGGTGATGCATCAGCCGGTGCGGCAACGACCACCGCACGTTGACGGCCATCGACCCCTAAAATTTCATCAATAAATTCTTTCACTTCCCGGCCCCGTTCACCAATGAGGCCAACCACCACGACCTGAGCCGTCGTTCCGCGGGTCATCATCCCCAAAGTGACAGACTTACCCACACCGGAACCGGCAAAAAGTCCGATCCGCTGCCCTTTACCGACCGTTAATAAGCCATTGACTGACTTGAGGCCGACATCGAGCGGTTCAGAGATAGGTTTACGGGCTAAAGGGTTGATCGCGACGGATTGGAAAGAAGCTTTATGCTCGGTATAAATAGGGCCTTTGCCATCCAGCGGCATCCCGACGCCATCAATGACTCGCCCTAACAGTTCCATACCGACAGGGACACCAGTATCGCCGTGAACCGGTGTCACTTTCGCACCGGGTAAAATGCCCGAAACTTGTTCACTCGGCATTAAATACAGATGGGCTCCGGAGAAACCGACCACCTCAGCTTCAATCTCACCACTCATGGTTTCGACTTTACATAAGCTCCCGATGGGTGCTTTACATCCGGTCGCTTCCAGTGTCAGTCCAACCACACGAACGAGGCGACCAGACGCAATGGGACGTGAGGACAATCCCTGAGTTTTATATTGTGCAAAACGCTCTTCTAACGCTAACACGCATCACCACCATGTCGATTGGCTTCACAGAAACTTTTCAGTGTGGTTCGGATACGTTCTTCAATTCGATAGCTGACACTCGATTCACCGGCCTCGATTTCAACATCACCGCGATTGAGCGAGGGCTCACTGACTAACGTCCAATGACGGAAATCGAGCGCTTCTTCCCCATAAGACTGGCGAATAACTTCAACATCTTCCGGGTTAAGTTTCAGCGTAATGGCATGACCGGTAATCGGGAGCGACTCAACGGAGGATTTCACCGTATCCAGAATCACCTGAGGGTTCATCTGCACCTCAACCCGAACCACTTCTTTCACTAAGGCAAGCACCATATCAACCAGTTGGCGTTCAACCTGAGCGTTCATCAGCGCCAAAGGCTGGGCAAACTGATTGGCCAAACTGACAAAACTGGCAACATGCTCATCAATGATTTCCTGACCGGCTGCCAGACCTTCGGTTTGTCCTGCCGCCTGACCTTCCTGATGTCCCGCCTGATAGCCTTCGTCTTTGCCTTTTTCGTAGCCTTGTTTGAATCCGGCTTCCTGCCCTTGATGTAATCCTTCCTGATAAGCCCCTTGGCGAATCAGTTCAATTTCTTCTTCGGTCAGTTCAAGTGGTGCTTCTTCTACCGAGCGTTCCGTATCCGGTATCCAGCCCGGGTCATATTTCAGTGCGGTGTCTTTTGCCTGACCATGAGTCTCGTTGGTGTAATCGGGTAACCCCCACACTTTTGCACGCTCGACATCGGTATCCATTCCCGGACGTAAGAATCCGCGTTTTCTGTCTGACATCGTGGCTCCTTAAATCAACCGATCAGAGGAATTCATCCGCACCACCCGACAACATGATTTCACCGTTGTCAGCCATTCTGCGGGCAATCGCCAGAATTTCTTTCTGTGCAGCTTCCACATCCGAGACTTTGATTGGCGGCATCGCTTCCAGATCATCTTTGAGCATTTCGGCCGCACGTTTAGACATATTTTTGAAGATTTTTTCTTTCAGGGTGTCATCCGCACCTTTGAGCGCTTTCTGCAAGACATCCTGCGGCACATCGCGCAATAGTTTTTGGATCCCCTGATCATCCACTTCAGCGAGGTTTTCAAAGACAAACATCAAATCCTGAATTTGCGTTGCCAAATCTTCATCCTGATCACGCATTTGCTCCATCAGAATGCCTTCAACGTTGTTATCCAAGTAGTTCATAATATCGGCAGCCGCTTTCAGACCACCAATTTTCGCAGCTTGTGCCCCGGCTTGTCCGGCAAACTGTTTCTCCATAATTTCATTCAATTCTGCCAAGGCCGATGGCTGTACTTCTTCCAGATTGGCGATCCGCATCATCAAGTCCAATCGGTCCCGTTCAGCAAACTGTGCCAAAATTTCAGCCGATTGATCCGGCTCCAGATAAGACAATACAATCGTCTGGATCTGCGGGTGCTCATTGACAATAATGCTGGCAACCTGACGAGGGTCCATCCATTTCAGTGAGTCCAGACCTTTTGACCCGGTACCAAGCAGAATTTGATCGACCAGATTATTGGCTTTGTCTTCACCTAAGGCTGCAATCAAGGCATTACGCATGAAGTCTTCACTGCCCATCCCGATATTGGTGTATTTCTGAATATCTTCCAGAAATGCGCGATGCACGGCACTGACTTTTCCCTGACTCAGTTCACTAGAACGAGCCATGGCACTCCCGACACGCTGCACCTGCTTCGGTTCCAGATGACGAATGATACCGGCAGCATCTTCTTCATTGAGACTCAACAAAAGGATTGCAGCTTTTTCATCGCCACTAATTGACGCGATATCAATCTCTTGAGGGACCAGATCACCGCCTTTTTCTTTCTCATCAGCCATCGTTCATCATCCAATTTTTCACAACCTGAGCCGCCAGTTCCGGCTCATTGGCGACCAGCGCCCGAACCGCTTTCAGCACATCTTCATCTTTATGTAAATTCGGTAAGTCAATGGTCGAACCGAATTCGAAGAGATCACCCGCCTCAATATCTTCACCAATCAGGCTGGTTTCACCGTCGGCGCCAATTGGTAATCCATCCGGACCATACAGCTGGTCTTCATCTTCACTGGCAGGGTTGATAAGTTTTTTCATTGCCGGACGCACCAACACCAGGATCACGACAATAATCACTAACGCACTTGCCAACCAGCGGATCCAGTCGCCAAAGTTCGGATTTTCCCAAATCGGTACATCCGTGAGCTGTTCCACTTCAGGTTTGGCAAATTGCATACTTAAGACATTGAGTAAATCGCCTCGTTGTTCATTATAGCCAATTGCACCAATCAACACCTGACGTACGGCTTTTAACTGACTGTCAGACAGAGGCTCATAGGTGATGTCGCCGGTATCGGGATTAACGACTTCACGATCTTTAATTGCCACGGATACCGTCTGACGATTAATCACACCGGTCTGTTTCCGCTCATGGCTCACCGTCGTGTTCAATTCGTAATTCCGCGTTGCTTCTTTATGAACCGACCCTTGACCTAACGTCGATCCATCTTTCATTTGGGCCACATCTTCAGGAATCGAAGAGTCCGCAGGAGGCTGGTTACTCAACGCCCCCGGAACGCCGGCGACAACATTGGCATTGTTATAATCTTCCAGCGTGTATTCGCTGCGGGTGGATGGTTTTTGCGGATCAAACTGACGGCTGGTTTGCTCAATGGCACTAAAGTCCATTTCCACATCGACCTGTGCCGTATACTGACCCAGACCGAGAATCGGGATCAGCACTGAATCAATTTTGTCTTTGAGTGCTTGTTCCTGCTTACGTTCTAACTCCTGCTCTTTACGACGTGCCGTTGAAACGGGGTCGGCAGAACCTGAATTGAGCAGGCGACCATGTTGATCGGTGACCGTAATACGGGTGGTTTTCATCCCCGGAACGGCACTGGCAACCATATCAACAATTGAATCGATTTCTTCCTGTTTCAGATTAGCACCCGTTCTCAGTGTCAGAAAAACCGATGCAGACGCTTCTTGGTTCTGGCGGACGAACACACTTGATTTTGGCATTGCGAGTAATACGCGGGCTTTTCGCACCTGATTCATCGCTTCAATGGCTTTGGCTAACTGACGCTCACGGCTCAGTTTTAACCGCTCGATTTCAAGACGCTGTGATACCCCAAAGCCCATATCCTGAAGCAGGATATCATCACCGGCCTGTTTATCCTGATTCAGACCTGCCCGGGCTAAATCCAGTTTGAGCCCGCTGTATTCAGTCACCGGAACCAGAATCGTATTGCCATCGAGTTTGTATTCTTTCTTGCTTTGATCGAGGTAATCGAGAATCGGGATCAATTCTTCAGTGTCATAGGCTCCCAGTGGCCGCATTTCTGGCTCTTTGACCCAGAAAAACAGCATCATAATCAAAGCGACACAAATGGAGATAGAGAGGACGAGAACAACCTGACGAATCAGGTCTAAATCACCGACGGCAAAATCGAAACGAGATGAACTTTTCTCATCCAAATCAGGATCCTGATGCTCGACGGGCAAATCCGTATCTGCGGAAAGTGCACCACCGTCGCTTAAAGTCAGGTCTGTCGATTGGTTATCTTCGGCCACGTTACTTACCTACAATCCTTCAAAATGGATACCGAAACGTCAAAGTTAAACCGGCATGTTCATCAGTTCTTTATAAGCATCAACGAGCTTATTCCGAACCTGTACGGTTGCATCAAATGCAACACTTGCTTTATTTCTGGCAATCATCACATCGGACAGCGACACACCTTCATCACCGCGATCAAAACGGGTTTGCAAATTGCTGGATGTCTGTTGTAGTCCGTTGACATTATGAATTGCTTTGCTAAGCAGATCACCAAAGTCAGCACTCACTGACTGTCCGGTTGGTGCCATTGGTTTGCCGCTGGCTTCCTGTATCATTGACTGCATTTCAGTCTGTAATCCATCTAGTCTCATAAGTTCCCCCACTGATAGCCAATTCTTTGACTCGTATAGTCGTTGCTTATCTATGATCCAGCAATTAGTGTGCCATTTGAAAAATGACCTTTATCCCGGAATATCAATCCCGGCATCACGCATCTTCGCCAACTTATAGCGCAAGGTTCTCGGGCTGATACCAAGGCGTTCAGCCATCTCTTTCCGCCGCCCCTTACAGGCAATCAGGGTTTCCAGAATGATGGAATATTCTTGGTCGCGAAGTTCTCCACCCAAATCAGAAATGCTGGATGGATGTCCGTTCATCTCACTATGAGCCACAGTTTTGACAGTCGGTGGTTCAACCGATTGTGATGTCGAGTATGGTTGTTCACTTTCAACCAATCGCTGCAAGCTACCCGCATCCTTCCAATCGACGCCTTCTAATAGGATATGTTCTTCGTCGATATTGCCGTTTTCACTCAAAATCAAAGCTCTCTGAATCACATTATCCAATTCTCGGACATTGCCGGGCCACGGATAAGACAGGAGTTTTTCTACAGCCGACGGCGCAATCCGGGGCATCGCGATCCCCAGTTTCTTACAATGACGTTCCACCAGATGTTTTGCCAAAGGTTCGATGTCATCCCGACGCTCTCGTAGTGCCGGCCAGGAAATTGGGAATACATTCAGGCGGTAGTATAAATCTTCACGGAATTCACCTTCCTGAACATAACTTTTTAAATCCCGGTTACTGGTCGCAAGCACTCTGACATCCAACTGAATACTTTTCCGGCTGCCCAACCGTTCAACTTCTCTTTCCTGCAGTACCCGTAGTAACTTCGCCTGAAGGTTCAAATCCATTTCACTGATTTCATCGAGCAGAATCGTTCCGCCCTGTGCCTGCTCAAATTTACCGGGACAGGCCTGAATCGCGCCGGTAAAAGCACCTTTTTCATAACCAAACAGGGTCGCTTCCAGCATGTTATCCGGAATAGCAGCACAGTTGATCGCAATAAAAGGGCCATCTTTACGCAATGAAGCATTGTGAATATAGCGGGACATCACTTCTTTCCCGGAACCACTTGGGCCTAAGATCATGACATTTGCATCGGTTTTCGCGACTTTTTCCGCCAAAGCCAGTAATTTCACACTTTTCTCATCAGCAACAACCGCATCACCATTGTCATCAGACTTCACCGGCGCGTAACGGCTGACCATATTCAGCAACACTTCAGGCGCAAATGGTTTCGCCATATAATCAATGGCACCTTCTTTCATCGCAGCAACGGCATCTTCAATATTGGCATACGCAGTCATAAGTAATACCGGGAGATTCGGCCAGTGCTGTTTGATATTTCTCAGCAGTGCCAAGCCCCCCATGCCCGCCATTTGTACATCAGAGACAACAATGTCAACCGCCTCTGACTTTAGCTTTACCAGCGCCTCTTCAGCACAATCCGCTTCGACCCATTCATAACCGGCCAGAGCTAAGGTATCCACCAATGCCTCGCGCAAACCTTCATCATCTTCAACAATTAATACTTTGCTCTGAGCCATGATTACTCTCCTGTCTCTGAATTCTTATGAGAAACCGTCCGCTCCAGAGGAAGACACATCGTGAAACATGCCCCATCCCCCTCTTCAGAAATCAAGTCTAGATGGCCATCGTGTGCACGACAAACCATCTGAACCACCGCAAGCCCTAACCCCGTTCCCTGAGAACGTGTGGTAAAAAAAGGCTCCATAATTTTATTTTGCATCGCTGCCGGAATACCCGGACCATTATCCTGAACAGAAATCTTCAACAGGTTCTGAACCGGTCGGAAGAACACATCGATCTGAGCCCCCTTCCCCGTATTCTGAATCGCATTCATGACCAAATTACTCAACGCTGAAGCAATTGCATTGGGATTTCCCAGCAGCGCCGTCTCCGGATGTTCAACTTCCTGTCCGTAGTCGATTTGATGACTTTGTATCGCGGTTTCGACCATCGGATAAAATTCCTGAACAAGCTCATCAAGTGTAAAAGGTTTCACGACTTTATTGTCGCCCCCTTTCGCAAATAGCAACATGTCATTGACCTGTTTATCCAGATCATGCAACCGATCCATCAACTTGGTCTGAAAACGCTCCCGGGTTGCTACAGGTAATTGAGGTGCAGCAAGGTTCGACGCATAAAGCATAGCACTCGATAAAGGGGTACGAACCTGATGGGCCAGGGACGCAACCATTCGTCCTAACGAGGAAAGCCGCTGTAAATCACTCACCCTAGCCTGCAGCAGGCGCGTTTCAGTTAAATCGGTAATGAGAATCAGCTGACCGGTTGACGATGCTGAAATGGCTAACCGTACTTTTCTGCCATTCCGCAGCGATATTTCGTGCCCATCGTCTTCTTTGGGTGCAAAAGCAGACTGAATCACGGCGTACCAGCGTTCACCAACCAATGGAATTTCCAATAATCGAATCGCCTCCGGATTGGCCTCACGGACAATGCCCTGAGTATCCAATAAGATCACGCCAGCAGGCATGACATCCAATACCTGTTTATATCGTTCAACCTGATCTTCTATTGAATCGAGATGAGAAAGCTGTTGCGCCTGAGATTCTTGCATATTCGTTTTCTGTTCTGTAAAAACAACAATAGCCTGAAAAGCAAAAAGCGTTCCAGACTATTTTCTATATAAAATTCAAATTATTACATTAACAAAGAAAATGTGACGACAATATATTGACTGTTTTCTGACGTTTAACGGTTCATATTGTATTTTTTCATTTTTTCAACCAGTGTCGTTCTGCGCATGCCTAGCATATCTGCTGCACGGGCAACCACGCCGTCTTGAGCATCTAAAGCCTGATTAATCAGATTCACTTCAAGTTCTGCCAACAACTCCTTCAAATTGACACCTTCCGGGGGCAACGACTGAGGCGCATTGATATTGTTCATCAAATCTTGCTCAATATCACTGAGTTGAAAATCCTCGGAAAAAATGTCTGCCAGAACATCCCTTTCCTGCTCTTCAATACTACTATAACGACTGACCTCCGGTTGAAATTCCGGGATATCGCTGTAGCGATATTTGGTTGGCAAATGATTAACGTCAATCAAGCTATTGGGGAAGAGAATGATCATCCGTTCAACCAGATTCGCTAATTCCCGCACATTTCCCGGCCAATCGTGTTCCATCAGCGACTGAATTGCTCTCGGTGTAAAACAAATAGGAGAAGCACCTTCGGATTCCATGCGTGTCAGCAATTCCTGAATTAACAAAGGAATGTCGTCTTTACGCGCTTTCAAGGCTGGCATTTCAATCGGAAAAACATTCAATCGGTAATAGAGGTCTTCGCGAAACAATTCTTTATCGATCATCGATTCCAGATTGCGATGCGTTGCTGCAATCACACGCACGTTGACTTTAATCGTGGCATTACCGCCAACCCGTTCAAAACAGCGTTCTTGCAACACCCGTAGCAACTTCACCTGCATTGCCATCGGCATATCACCGATTTCATCCAGAAACAACGTGCCGCCTTCAGCCAGTTCAAAGCGCCCTTTGCGCGCCGTCAGAGCACCGGTGAATGCACCTTTTTCATGTCCGAATAGTTCACTTTCCAATAAATCGGCAGGAATCGCACCACAGTTAATCGGCACAAAAGGCCCATTACGGCGAGGGGAATGATAATGAACATTTCGCGCCACCACTTCTTTGCCTGTACCGGATTCACCGAGAATCAGCACGTTGGCATCGGTGCCTGAAACCTGTTCAATCAAATGGCGGACTTCTTGCACACCAGAACTCTGACCGACCAGACTTCTGAACAGCGTCGTTTTACGTCCTGATGTGAATATTGAAATACCTTTACGACCCAGAAAATCCTTACAATGCCTCAGCGCTTCAGCCAATTGAGGATAATTGAGTGGAAAATCAAGCTCACCAACATAATTGGAGAATGATTCCAGAGAGTAAGGCTGTTGACCCATCATCAACAGAGGGATATGACTGATGTCCTGTAATCGCCGCTGCACCGTCTCCGACAGATGTCCGCTTTGCAATGAACCAAACAGACAACCGGCCCATACATCAGACCAATCAATCTGTTCAAACTGAGACGATTCGATTACCTCGCAAGGCTCACCGACAAAATCTAAAATAATACTGATTTGCTGACGAATTGCAGGATTATCCTCAATCACGAGCAGTTTCGCTAAACCTTGCATAGGTAAGTATATTTGCCTTTATCCATTAGGTTATTGTTACCGTTGAATTTCTACATTGGTCATATGAGATATGATTGATCCATTCTCTAGAATAAACATAGACAAAAATTCAAACCACCAGCAACAAAAAAGCCACTAATCTATAGTGATAGTGGCCTCTATTCTATTGAATTCAAAAAATATGGCAATACGGAGGCACCACTCAATCATCGATTGAGTGAGATGCTTCCAATAAAACTTACGCGCCGACTTCAGAGGAAGTGAGATGATGATACTCTGAAGGAATCTGATCCCAAGCTGATTTAATTTCTCGAATGATATCAATTACATCATCCAGCATCTCTGGTTCATTGAGATGATTTGCCTGCGTGATCTGCGTGATCACGAATTCGTAAAGCTGATCCAGATTTCGGGCAATATCCCCACCATCTTCCATCGACAAACAACTCCGTAGGCTGATGATGATGTCTAAGGCTTTCCCTAAACGTTCACCTTTGACAGGAATATTGCCTTGTATCATCGCTGCTTTGCCCTGTATCAGTCGCTCAATCGCGCCAGCCATCAGCATCTGTACGACTTTATGTGGTGAGGCAGCACTGAGCTGGCTGTCCACTGATACTTTTTTGTAAGCCTGTAAAGAACCACGCATAGTCTTCCTCTTTCATAAAAACTTCTTGTACTGCTGAACAGATTTATTGCCATATCGGTACTTTTTCAGTGAATGACCGATACCTGAGGTTTTCAGTTGCATCTCTTCAACAAGTCGTTGGGTACGTTCGATTGCATACTGCCATGGCTCTGAACGCGAGAACTGTTGATTTTCTGACGCTTCCTGAACCAATACCTGCAATATCTGATCCCTTTTATCGACTAAGTGATGAATAACTTCAGTGTTTATTTCTTCTTCCTGAAGTCGCTCACTGATTTCGTGATCAATATCACTTAGTTGGTTCAGGTATTTATCCATTTGACGAACCTAATGCATTCATCATTCCTGACAGCTGGCTTTGCATTTTACTTGTGGCATCCTGCATCGCCAGAAACTTATCATGGGTACGCTGTTCCAATGTCGTCATGCGGCGATCTAATGCCTGTTGATCATCATCCAAGCGATGATTCTGTTCAACCATACTCTTTTCTCGAGTACGCAGAGAACCGGTAACCCCCGTCATTCCCTGAATTGCATCTTCAATTCTTTTGGCAAAACCATCCCGGCCACCAAAAAACTCACCCAGTTTATTAAAATTGTTGTTCAGTTGCCGGGTCAGCATATCTTCGTTGATTTCCAACGTCCCCTGCCGAGTCGTTGTAATGCCAAACTCCGTGAGTGTTTTTAAATTTTCAGGCGCCTGATTAATCTGAGAAGAAAAAACCCGCTTTAGCCGCGAATCGGCATTCCGAACCACACTATCTCCTGCCAACGGTCCCGCCTGTCCGGTTTGAGGATCAACATTTGATAGCTCTTTCGACAGCTGATAGAACTGATTGTATGCGTCGACGAACTTGTGGATATCATCTTTAACCGTATCCCTGTCATACTCAATATCAATTTCTGCCGGCGGCTGATTAGCTTTGGTTTTGCCTTTGACCGTTAAATTAACACCATCAATCGCATTTTCAATCACGTTATTATTACTTGAAAGGGTCGCAACCCCATCCAGCATGACTTTCGCATCCTGTGCAGATTGAACTTCTGACATTCCCTGATAAGCGTCGAACGCATCCTGAGCGGCTTGCAGTTCAGACTGAACTTTTTCCACTTTTTCAATATAAGCCCGCTCTTCAGGTGATAACTTCGCACGTTCTTGTGCTTTTGCTTCCTCAGGGGTCATTTGACCGGAGCGAACCGCAGCTTCAATATTAGCTTCTTCCTGCGCTAACTTGTCTTGTAGTTTCGCTTTGGCTTCTTTTGGTGTGACATAGGAGTCATATAATGTTCCCGATGCAGTATTTGACCATCCGGGGACATCTGCTGACTTATCGATGGCATTTTGATCCAGCTCCGGTTGTGGCTCCTGATAAGAGTCTAACAATGTCCCGGACGCGGTCTCTGACCAGCCGGGGATCCGGTCTTCAGGACGCACATAATCTTGGGCTTTTTTCGCCGCATCAGCGGCGGCACTGGCAGCAGAATCAGAGAGCTCGCCCGTTGGAGCATCACTCGATTGTACTTTTTCAGCCGCTTGACGAATCTCATCGGCAACAGACTGATCGACCGCTCTGGCGGCCGTTTCTAATTTTTCGGCAACTTTCCCGGCGATTTTTTGTTGTTCTGGCGTGAGAGGTGTGATGAGTTGTTGTGCCTGAGAACGTGCTTTTTCTAAATCCTTAACCCGTTGCTCCAGCGTTTTATATTCCAGTTTTTTTAAACTGCTTCCCTTCGGTGCATCAACCCCTATCTGGATTTTATTCTCCTGACCGGATTGGTTTGAAGCGATAATGAGACGAGGCCCGTCGATATCATTAATAACCGAGGCCCGAACCCCTGGATTTCCCTTCGCAGCATTAATGCCGTTCACGACATCTTTCAGGTGCGAATGCGATTGAATATCCACGGTAAAACTACGGTTACCGAGTGAAATATGCAGCTTACCCGGCCCAAATTTCTCATCTTCCGCAAAAACGTCAGATGCGACTTTATGACTTTGGGCAAGCTGCAACACATCGATAGCGTATCTTCCTGCTATGGCATCGGTAGTCGCGGTTGCTGAAACGACATGTTCATTGGTCGTATCAACTTTTCGCAATGCAAACGCTTTTTCCTGACGAAAATTCGTCATCAGCGTTTTCATCGTGTCCAACGACTCTCTGAGCCGACCGTAGGCACTAATACTGGCATTATTTTGTGTCCGCTGATTATCGATCCGTTGCTGCTTGGGAACACGCTCCGAATCGACAATTTTGCGAACCATGGAATTAATATCCATGCCAGAATTCATCCCTAACGGGCCCAGACTCATCCAATCACCTCAAAATAACATTACACTTTGGTCATCAAAAGACCAGATCGATGATCTTGATCTCTGGCCAAGCGTCGCAAGACAACAAGTATCTCTTCTTCCGGAATTTGACGAATTACATCACCGGTATCGGCTTCGTAAATCGTTACTACATCACGTCCGGACTCTTCATCAACTCGGAACGCCAACCCTTTATTGAGTGAAGAAACAAATTCATGCATTTGCTCCATCACCTTGGCTCGTTGTTCTTCATTAATCCGTTTCCGCTCTTTTGACAGTTTTTCCACTGTCTGAGCGGAATCCGCTTGCCGCTCTTTCATCTCTTCGGCAAGTTTATCCATTCGTTCTGCGTCTTTATTCACAGAAACACTTCTTGCACTATTACTGTCACTTTCTGAAGCAATTTTAGTGCCATTTTGTGAGCCGTAAGGCTGGATGTTCGATGTGTAGGACGAAACTTCCATAACAATCTCCCTTCCACCTCATTGGGTTCAAATCATCAGACTACTTTGACCCCAAGCTCAAAATAGTCCGTCGATTACCCCAATAGACTAAGAGCTGCAGATGGAGCCTGCTTCGCCTGCGCCAGTACCGAGGTACTTGCCTGCTGCAGAATTTGCGACTTGGTC
Protein-coding sequences here:
- a CDS encoding flagellar rod protein FlaI, giving the protein MDKYLNQLSDIDHEISERLQEEEINTEVIHHLVDKRDQILQVLVQEASENQQFSRSEPWQYAIERTQRLVEEMQLKTSGIGHSLKKYRYGNKSVQQYKKFL
- the fliS gene encoding flagellar export chaperone FliS, which encodes MRGSLQAYKKVSVDSQLSAASPHKVVQMLMAGAIERLIQGKAAMIQGNIPVKGERLGKALDIIISLRSCLSMEDGGDIARNLDQLYEFVITQITQANHLNEPEMLDDVIDIIREIKSAWDQIPSEYHHLTSSEVGA
- the fliD gene encoding flagellar filament capping protein FliD, yielding MSLGPLGMNSGMDINSMVRKIVDSERVPKQQRIDNQRTQNNASISAYGRLRESLDTMKTLMTNFRQEKAFALRKVDTTNEHVVSATATTDAIAGRYAIDVLQLAQSHKVASDVFAEDEKFGPGKLHISLGNRSFTVDIQSHSHLKDVVNGINAAKGNPGVRASVINDIDGPRLIIASNQSGQENKIQIGVDAPKGSSLKKLEYKTLEQRVKDLEKARSQAQQLITPLTPEQQKIAGKVAEKLETAARAVDQSVADEIRQAAEKVQSSDAPTGELSDSAASAAADAAKKAQDYVRPEDRIPGWSETASGTLLDSYQEPQPELDQNAIDKSADVPGWSNTASGTLYDSYVTPKEAKAKLQDKLAQEEANIEAAVRSGQMTPEEAKAQERAKLSPEERAYIEKVEKVQSELQAAQDAFDAYQGMSEVQSAQDAKVMLDGVATLSSNNNVIENAIDGVNLTVKGKTKANQPPAEIDIEYDRDTVKDDIHKFVDAYNQFYQLSKELSNVDPQTGQAGPLAGDSVVRNADSRLKRVFSSQINQAPENLKTLTEFGITTTRQGTLEINEDMLTRQLNNNFNKLGEFFGGRDGFAKRIEDAIQGMTGVTGSLRTREKSMVEQNHRLDDDQQALDRRMTTLEQRTHDKFLAMQDATSKMQSQLSGMMNALGSSNG
- the flaG gene encoding flagellar protein FlaG, which translates into the protein MEVSSYTSNIQPYGSQNGTKIASESDSNSARSVSVNKDAERMDKLAEEMKERQADSAQTVEKLSKERKRINEEQRAKVMEQMHEFVSSLNKGLAFRVDEESGRDVVTIYEADTGDVIRQIPEEEILVVLRRLARDQDHRSGLLMTKV
- a CDS encoding sensor histidine kinase — its product is MQESQAQQLSHLDSIEDQVERYKQVLDVMPAGVILLDTQGIVREANPEAIRLLEIPLVGERWYAVIQSAFAPKEDDGHEISLRNGRKVRLAISASSTGQLILITDLTETRLLQARVSDLQRLSSLGRMVASLAHQVRTPLSSAMLYASNLAAPQLPVATRERFQTKLMDRLHDLDKQVNDMLLFAKGGDNKVVKPFTLDELVQEFYPMVETAIQSHQIDYGQEVEHPETALLGNPNAIASALSNLVMNAIQNTGKGAQIDVFFRPVQNLLKISVQDNGPGIPAAMQNKIMEPFFTTRSQGTGLGLAVVQMVCRAHDGHLDLISEEGDGACFTMCLPLERTVSHKNSETGE
- a CDS encoding sigma-54 dependent transcriptional regulator; amino-acid sequence: MQGLAKLLVIEDNPAIRQQISIILDFVGEPCEVIESSQFEQIDWSDVWAGCLFGSLQSGHLSETVQRRLQDISHIPLLMMGQQPYSLESFSNYVGELDFPLNYPQLAEALRHCKDFLGRKGISIFTSGRKTTLFRSLVGQSSGVQEVRHLIEQVSGTDANVLILGESGTGKEVVARNVHYHSPRRNGPFVPINCGAIPADLLESELFGHEKGAFTGALTARKGRFELAEGGTLFLDEIGDMPMAMQVKLLRVLQERCFERVGGNATIKVNVRVIAATHRNLESMIDKELFREDLYYRLNVFPIEMPALKARKDDIPLLIQELLTRMESEGASPICFTPRAIQSLMEHDWPGNVRELANLVERMIILFPNSLIDVNHLPTKYRYSDIPEFQPEVSRYSSIEEQERDVLADIFSEDFQLSDIEQDLMNNINAPQSLPPEGVNLKELLAELEVNLINQALDAQDGVVARAADMLGMRRTTLVEKMKKYNMNR